The following is a genomic window from Anopheles aquasalis chromosome 3, idAnoAquaMG_Q_19, whole genome shotgun sequence.
TGAATCCTTCTTAAGATGATTGATGACATACACACGTACCGGGAGGGAATCGGCAAAAAAACCGCCTCCCCCCCTTTCGAGGTCATCATACATCGAGTAAGATCGCGCCCACCGCCTTAAATCCGCCACATTTTAACTAGACCACGTGGTCTGCGGGGCGTCTGCGCgcaaaaggagagaaagagctcgATGCGCTAGCAAGTGACGAACCTCGGTAAACGCCACCGCAAAGGAGGCGAGGCTGGCGCATTACAAATGGCGCTGATAGGCGCATGGTTTATGTAATCACCGCTCCTTGACGCACTTTTTTCTGCATTCTCCTCCCTGGGAGTTACCCCTCACCCTCCCCCAGCACCATAGTTGGTGGTTACAATTGCGTTGCAGCAGCTTAGACTGTCCGTCCATGCCAAAAAATCGCTTTTGTCCAATTTTGATTTGTCATCCCCCTTCGAACAAACCCGGGAGACGGGTAGGGGGTACTTGGGAcagtaaaaagaagaagaaaagaaaaaaagaagcactCATCTTCTGCTTGTGCCACGTACGGGACAAAGCACACTGACTAAACTGACAAAACGAATAAATCACGAACGACAAAtacacaaaaccaccaaccgagtgAGTGTGTCCGTGGAGGGGCATGAAGAGCCCACATCAATTGGCATTAGCAAGCACCCGTGGCCCCGGGAGAGGCAGTTGGCGGCGGGTATGAATGTGTGAAAAAAGTGGGACAACATCGATTAATTACCATACCTTTcacgggatgggatggaatCTCCCCCCGAAAATGCTAAACCATCCGTGTActtgtcgtcgtcaccatcgccatcgtcgtcgtcaatccTAGTTAGCACTGGATCCTGCCAAACACGATCgtagtgtgctgtgtgcggaTTGCTTCGAACTTTGAATCGCAGACCAAGTAGAGAGGTTGTAATTGCGAGTTGACGAAGAGGAATCGAATTAATAATCGCTCCATTGCTCTAATAAACGGCCAGAGGAGAAGGGAGGTCGATAAAGATAATAACAGAAACtacaagcacacacagtcGGGGAGTTCACATCATCGgatcatcgagcatcgagatcAAGCAGAGCATCGagcacggacgacgacgatcggtttTGGACATAATCGACCGGTCGCCGtcggggttgctgctgctgcttcgctcaACCCTAACTACCCCCGCACCCTCCTCTACCTCCCTTACAACGGGGATAAGTTCGATTTGAAGACTTCTCGTTTTGTTTCCCCCCAAATAGTGTTGTTCGACGGCCGTCTGTCTATCTTTGTGCTTGTCTGTCTgcccgcgtatgtgtgtttgcttaACATCAGGGGaagcggaggaaaaaaaccgaCCCGCGGTCCTCTATCCATATTTGAGACCCATCCGTGGACGAATTCAATGAGGCTTAACTACGCTACGTTCCTCAAGACACCGAGCAGCCACTAAGTCTCGACCATGCCGTGTGcttgtgcgtgtttgtgcgccAGTATGATCGGGAGTTGGGGCTTGGAATATGATGTGTGGTATGTACCAGCCTCTCCTCTCACCTCACATGTTCTACGCTCGCCTTCCAAAAATCCCAAGCAACGCAGCAGGTGAAGAGGCTGCCTAGGGTACTAAGGCTCCTCCTGTCACTCATTGAAGTaccccagcagcaacagcagcagcaggggagggaagggttttcgggggttttttttgttgtacaCCCGAACCCgctgcgtatgtgtgcacgcacgcgcgcgcgctcgtaggtatatttaaaaaaaaagccgagTATAAAGCAGATAATAATTAGATATTCGATTGTACTCGCCCCGGCACACCAGCActagcacagcacagcatcttCACTTTGTTGCTCGTTTTAAAGGAGAAACtggcggtgttgctgctgctgcttcctcgaTTGCTCCTTCTCAAGGTTTGCTTTGATGTGGTCTTAAACGTCATGCGCTTAGTCAAACGGTTACTACGATCGACCTCTAGGTCCGCGGGGGGAAATTCTTGGGTTCGACTTCGAGAGACCACGACGAGTCCATTTAGTGTGTCAGAGAAGACACTATTTGATCCTTGAGCTTTGAGCGGCGAAATTTGGCCGGACACAATGGTATTTCCTTTGAAGTActtcattccatttctctctctcaatctcacTCTGACTGTCTATCTAGTAGGTCGCAGAGAGTGGTGCgatcgagtagcagcagcagcaagttaGTTAAGGAGCGCACACATTCGAAACACACGCTCGCATCTACTGGCCACGTTCCGTTAGATGGTGGTCTATTGATAAGAAGAGTTAACCCGCGTTGATTGACGAAGAAAGCCAcggtttggctggctggctggctggctggctagctgacgTAGCACCTCGAGTAGGGGGAACGATTACGATCGGGTGTAATTATGCTGGGCGCGCGCCACACCGCCACGAACCGCCCGGTGCagggaaggatgatgatgattattgaTAGAAAATTGCTGCCAACAGCCACAACAAAGACCTCTATTTGCCTCCTTTTCCCCGGGTGTTGGGGGGATGGGGATGCTTTTGACCAACAAACCGTGCGCGATCACGTGCGATCACacatttgtgtatgtgtgcgcctgGGTCTGGGCAAAATCGGGGGTCTTTGATTGAATCGCGGTATTGGCACCGTTTTGGACGATCCCATTCCACCGCTTTTTAAACCTTTCGCGCTAACGCACATTACACGTATCTTAATCGCTGATCGCGtgcctctctttcttgctttcCTTGCAGATCGTTAAACAGagtaggaagagagagagaacaagaaaGGGACAAGATGCTGCAGAGTACGCTGGGACAGGCGCAACGCTTCAAGAAGCGCGAACGGACACAAAACTGGGCGTACGAGGAGAAACACTTTCTGCTCGAACTCTGCCGCAAGGATATGCACATCATCGAAAACAAGCGGCTGGACAGTGCGCTGACGATGCTCAAAAACCGCGCCTGGAAAATCATCCACCAGCAGTTTGCGATCGCGTTCGGTACCGATCGGAACTGTAACCGGTTGAAGGAGCAGTGGCGCCGGATGAAGGCGTGCACCCGGGCCGAAATGCTCGACTACCAGCAGCGAATACAGCGGTTCGGCCAGGAGGTAGCGGACCGGAAGAAACCGAGCCAGTTCACGTTCGAAATCTGGGAGTTTATGCAGGAAGCGAAGAAGGTGTGCAAGAACGAGCTGATGGATGATGTGGATTACTCGAAGATAAAGCTTTCACTGGAGGAAAATCTACCGCAGGGCGTCTCGATCAAGGACTGTAGCGATGAGAACGATGACGAGAGCTCGTCGATGTGGTAAGTAACGTGGAACGTGTGGACCAGAAACAGAAGGAGGGACAGTACACGATTCTTAACACCGCAATGTGCTTTGTTTTTACAGGGAAAAGACATCACAGAACATCTGCGAGGTACAGATCAAGGAGGATTCGCAGGACGAGCTGGAAGAGTACGAGAAGGGACCGATGGCCAAGTATCCGCGGATGCGTGGCTTCTCCAATGCTTCGTCTCCGTTCGGTGCTGCGGTCGCATCGGCCGCTGATACGGCGCGCTTCAACGAACTGCTCGCTTCCAGCTTTGCCAACCATCTGAGCgctgccaacggtggtggcaatagcaatagcagcaacagcaacaacggcaccacgaaccacaacaacaataataacaacaataacaacaacaacactaacGCGAATAAGCTACTGGAAGCCGCTGGACTCGAACTGTACAACAGgatggccgctgccgccgcatCCGGAGGTTGCTTTGGTAGCGAATCGAGTTTGGTGGATCTGACGGGTGGCGGCAATGGGAACGCTACATCATCCCAGCTCGATCTAAGCAACACGCTCGAGGCGCTGAATCTGCTTAAGAACCGCTTCCATCGCATCAGCCAGATGGGCCAGTGGAAGACGGCCTTCCAGGATGCCCACAACCAtctgtcctcctcctcctcgaaccATCATCCACCGCCCGATTCACCGACActggtgaccggtggtggtggtggcagtaatCATGGTGCAGGTTccggtggtcctggtgctggaaTAGACGGTATACTCACCAACGGAGGAATTGATTTGATGAGCCACGGCAGGGTtggttcaccaccaccaccacaactgccaccatcatcgatgatgACGGCCGGTGGAAGCGGTGGCCCCGCTGGTTCCTCCATGTCACCCGAATCGGTCCTGGCACgtgcgatcgagcagcagcaccggcagtcCGAGCACGAGCTGCGGATGGAGATACTAAAGACGGATCTGGCAACGGCAAAGATTAACCAAGAAACGGCCGAGCTGAATCGACAACTGGCGCTACAGAAACTGCGACAAACGCGTCGGCGTGCGGCCGAagaggagggtggtggtggcggtggccttACGGAAGATGATGCTGGGGAAGAAGATGCAGGGAGTAGTAACAACGCGTCCAACCTATCGATCACTGCCGTCGAACCGAGGCTAGCGGAACCGGCTGTCTCACTACCAGCCTCACCGGAACAACCACCGGCCGCCCATTCCTCACTGCTGGTGACAGCTGGCGCTACCACACCCTCTGCGCTATCGTTAATATCAGTCAAGACGGAATAGAAGGCGAGGGCCAAGGAGCTGCGGTCATCGACGAGAAAGGCAAGAGGATGAGGACGTCGTAAGATAGTTTAGTTATAAAGTAAAattacaccaaacacacaccgttCTGCAGCGTTTATTTGCtgtggagagcgagagacatgAGTGACAGCGGAGTAGAGCGATAGAAGAGGATGAACTGCCCGCGGGGGTCTAGGTTGAGTAATATGAATACGAATAAAACGTGAAATAGTAAATTTTGTAATCAATTTCGGGACGGCCTTTGCCTGCGCCAGTAGATAGTGTGAAGTAGAAATCATTGTAAACAACCTTTGTagtagtagcaccagcaaaaGTACGTCTGCCAGTGCACCCCAACACACGGAGCGCCGAGAAGCGCCCACAATTGGAGGGAGATTTAAAGGAAAATTTGGCTCAAAGCAATTTTCGATTGAAcaatcctcttcctcctcctgcgatGCCGTCGCACTGCGCTGCTGATGATTTGCGTTTGAAGAGGCCCGCCCGCTTGCCGTCGAGAGAGCGCTATCActgcgcccgcgcgcgctgCTTTTTGCAACCCAGATTTAGTATGTAATTATCCTTTTTGATCGgcgtgcgatcgcgcgcgcgcccataCTTTAATTGCAGTGAAAGCGGTGCTGTAGTGTGTGCGTATGATGCGCGGATGCCGTTTAATGTTGCGGAGTAATGTTTCAATCATTCAAAGGCGAAACAAAAATCGCGAGTATGCGTTGTAAGCTGGGGAGGAGCGTGTGATGGAGTCGTTCTTCGTTTGCAAAAATATACCTaaaccagaaaccagaagTACCTTAATTTACGATGGTAGATGACTTTCGATTGCCAGTTTCCAAGAAATTTCCAGCCATCCATTAGCGAGGTTAATGATGGTTGTTTCACTCCTGATCGTCCTGCTGGTAATCGATCCCCATTTGAAGATGGGGAACACGTGAACGGGACTCGATAACGGCCCTTTCaaaatgtttcgtttcatcgttttcaaCGTTtcacagcgagagcgagagcgaccgAGAGTGTGAGCGAGAGccaaaagtgaaagaaaatttAATCTAAAGGAACGGATTTCAAGCCAGCGGTGCGgttcacacacacacacaggcaaaTTCACCGAAAAAATCGAGGAGAGCGAGCTCAGCGATACCGTGCGTGTTGTGCAGACGGCAGAATAAAAACGCAGCGAAAagcgcgagaagaagaaattcGTGCTTGAAATTGTGCGTGCTCGCGGTGAGCTAGAGTTCTGAGTctccgttcgtcgtcgttcccaTCTTTCGAGTCCTGTCTTGTGGCACAATCGAGTGTTGCTTATCGTCGAATTCAAACCAattctggttctggtgtttGGAATTTTCCACAACATACCGTACCCGGGTTTTCACAAggtttttcgcgttttttcgTCCacgcctgtgtgtgtgtgtgtgtgtgtctctgctTTTCACGCCTCCTCACTCGCTCccgaagagaagcagcagcagcagcagcagcagcagcagcctgagGCCTGGAACGCGGCGTGGAGTGATTGAAAATtgttgcagaagcagcaaacagaaCCGTTGTTCCGGATCGTGGAAATTATTAGGCGCAGTAGGCGATGACAATTAGAACGACTGTGGTGCTACTCGACGACCACAGCAGTCGCCATTTGCCGTGAGAGGTTGTTCTGCTTTGGTTTGGCCAAACATCGAATCGGGTGGGCTGGAGCTGGTCCTCCccacaccacaacaccagcaggagAGTAGAGCCCCACGGCTGcgtgcgtgagagagagagagcgagagcgagagagggcgaCGACGGCTGCTACGATTTCGACGAGAATCGGATTGTTCGGTGCATCGGAGGTAGCAGGCTGCGACCGAGGTGCGACGGAAACGGTGTAAATTGGTGGAATCCCAACCAACCGAGTTGCACCAGTTATTATTGTGGCCCCgtctgaccgaccgaccgaccgaccgaccgccaggCCAACCTTTtgcgcaccgccaccagcaccatcttccGTCCTTTTCcgcgtgcccgtgcccgtgtgtggTGATTGGTTTCTGTACCGTGTGCTAGAGGGAGTGAAAAGTGTGTCCATCGTTTGTGTCTCCGGTCTGTATAGAGGTCCCGGCCGCTGGTGCTGTCCTTCCCAGGGACACCCGGAGATTCTGTAAAGGCCTGCCAAGGGCCTCGGATCCTGCTGGCCACAAATCACAATCACAGAGCAGCAGCCCCCGTACACCGGAGCGAAAAGCTTaatgtatctgtgtgtgcgcgcacgcccGTGTATTGTAAAGAATCGTTGTTGCCGCTGGATCATTGTGAAAGAATCCAACCAATTCTAACCGTGTGCGCCCTTGTGTGTGAGTCAGAACCGTCCAGGCCAGTGCATTTTGTccagtgtttttcttttgctgctactagtgAGGACGGTAGTAGGCGACGGTTTTCGTGTGTTCCAGTTTCGCCCCTGCTGGTCAACCGAAGGCCCgaggagcgagcgaaagagtcAGCAGCCCGGTGGAGCAACAAAACATCACCCCGGCAACATACCACagagtagcaacagcagcagcagcagcagcgtgatgacgatgatgatgtcgcaACAAACGTTAAACATCAAagcgggcggcggcggcggtgtcaAAAGAAAATCGCTTGCACCGCGAACGACAGCgacggtgatgctggtggcgctgttgctcgcgatcgcgatcccctGGCCAACGgtgaccgcagcagcatcagcagccgcgaacgaaaacgatcaGGTATTATTATTGTTCATTTCATACTGATTCCCAtctccgcttcttcttcttcttcttcttcttcttctcctgtgtCTTTTCATTCGCATCCCCGACGCCGCCCCTCGGGTCGGGTCTGTGCTTCCGTTTTTGATGGCGAGGGCCTTTGCcatgaaattgaatgaaaccCACGGCTCGGCTCGCGGCACACCTTCCAGTGGCTTAGAACGAAATGGATCTTCGAAGAACACAGAACGGGTATTTCTAACGGAAAGGGCATTCAGCAGCATGACTTGGGGATTCCACCGAGTGAAAAGagacggaagaagaaaggtTCAATTCCCCCGCCGCACCAAAGGCGGATGATCCGTGGCCGACGCTGTTCTAGCCGCTCGTGTTTCCACGAATTGATGATCCACGCGGCGGTCGAGCGCGCtccgtgatcgtcgtcgccgtgatCGCCGAGCGCCCTAGGCCGCAGCAAGTCCATTTCATTCCCTCGTTTTCCCCCAAGGGGCCGGATCCTTCCGTCCCTCATcccttcgggggggggggggatccgtCCATCGTCAATCTCAACAAAACAGTTTGTCATCACACGCatacgcatgcacgcacgctgaGAAAGGGTGGgcacggggtggtggtggtggctcctgTCCCGCCCCCTGGCTGCACACCTGCCTAACCGTTCGAAGCGCCCCCGGACCAGCGTGGCGGTCGTGGGTCTCCGGAACGCGTGAGGTGCGTGTTAGAGCcacaggaggaagagaagtaTGTTGAGGCTGAAGCAATCATGCGAAGGGCCaacaggagagaaagagagcgagtgcccgagaaagaagagagacagagagagagagagagagagagagagagagagaaagagaggacgaAAAGTATGCGCGAGAGTGTTAtttgagagagcgagagggtttgtgtggttgtgtgtgggaGCATGCACTACACCCCACAACCCATCCTCAATTTCCTCgattcctttccttcgtcAACCCGTGGATGGAACCGGGGACTGGCACGACACGACAAACGCAGAACGCGACGGGAACGGAAGGGAAGAGGTGCGTCATGCGTGTGTATTGGTGCGATGTTGTGTATTTATATTGATTTTATGGTAGCCCAtccccgccgccgccgccaccaccaccgctcaaTCCCTTTTTCCGCAGGGCCCGCATCATACCACcgtcctcctccaccggtgctgcttccgattctctcccttttctcttgctctgctggtgctgctgggctgcGTTCGGGACGACGAAGGGTCAAAGCCAAGGagaggaggatgatggtgcgaaGATGGTCACAAATCATGAAAGTcgaaacgaacaaacacactacgggagagcgagagagacaatGAAAAACATGCTTTTGGGatggaaaaaggcgaaagaagcgaaaagcggACACACATGATGATGTGGAGATGG
Proteins encoded in this region:
- the LOC126576853 gene encoding myb-like protein P codes for the protein MLQSTLGQAQRFKKRERTQNWAYEEKHFLLELCRKDMHIIENKRLDSALTMLKNRAWKIIHQQFAIAFGTDRNCNRLKEQWRRMKACTRAEMLDYQQRIQRFGQEVADRKKPSQFTFEIWEFMQEAKKVCKNELMDDVDYSKIKLSLEENLPQGVSIKDCSDENDDESSSMWEKTSQNICEVQIKEDSQDELEEYEKGPMAKYPRMRGFSNASSPFGAAVASAADTARFNELLASSFANHLSAANGGGNSNSSNSNNGTTNHNNNNNNNNNNNTNANKLLEAAGLELYNRMAAAAASGGCFGSESSLVDLTGGGNGNATSSQLDLSNTLEALNLLKNRFHRISQMGQWKTAFQDAHNHLSSSSSNHHPPPDSPTLVTGGGGGSNHGAGSGGPGAGIDGILTNGGIDLMSHGRVGSPPPPQLPPSSMMTAGGSGGPAGSSMSPESVLARAIEQQHRQSEHELRMEILKTDLATAKINQETAELNRQLALQKLRQTRRRAAEEEGGGGGGLTEDDAGEEDAGSSNNASNLSITAVEPRLAEPAVSLPASPEQPPAAHSSLLVTAGATTPSALSLISVKTE